The following DNA comes from Simkania negevensis Z.
GAAACAAGGGGTTCTCCTTCTTCTTTCAGGTGTAGGCCCTTCTTTGAAGCATAACCTTCAAAAGTTTGGAATTGTCCAAGATTTGGGGAAGGATCACATCTTTTCTCATATTGATCATGCTCTTGCTTTTGCAACTAAGATTTTAGAGGAGAGATAGAAGAAAAAAATCTTTTGCCTTTCAAAACGCAATTTTTAAGCAACGGGTAAGAATTTTTTCAAAAAGCTGTACTAATGAAAAAAGCCACAAAGGGGCCTTTGAAGGAACGTAAAGATGGCACTTCTAGTACTTCATAACCTGAACTCTGGGTTTCTTTCACTCATTCTCAGGGATTTTTCTCTTTCTTCTCAGCCTTTTTGCCTCGAAAAGGACCGTTTGGCCCTTCCCATCGGCAAAAATACCGAGCATTTAAGAGAACTTTTCCTCCTGAGACTAAGCAAAATAAACCCAGAGCTCAGGTTCATAGCAAAAAATTCCATCGCTACTTTAACCATCTTTTCAGTGCTTTTTCTCCTCTTAAAATCTCTCCTTGTCTCATGGACAATGTGGTCGATTTTGGGAGAGAAAAATTCAGCGAAAATCTGGATCGAATTAGAATTGAGATGTGGTAAAAATTTTAGTGACTTGCCAAAAAATACAAAACGCGGATAATACCGGGCATCTCTACGCATGAGGTGTTATGATGGATATTTTTATTGAAACGACTCCAGTCTTCTCGGAGAAGGTTCGCTCTTTTTCTAAGTCACTCTTGCAAGTTGTGTTAGGGAGCTTTTTTCTTGCCCTTTGTGCGAAAGTGACCATTCCAATGCAACCTGTTCCTTTATCGCTTCAAACACTAGGTGTTTTTATTTTAGCGATGATGATTGGAGGCAGAAATGCAGGTTTAGCTGGGCTTTTATACCTTGCTCAAGCAACTGTTGGTCTTCCTGTGTTAGCCGCTGGCGCAAATCCTCTTTGGATATTTGGTCCAACTGCTGGCTACCTTGTTGCTTTCCCAATCGCAGCTTACGTGATCGGAACACTTGTAGAAAAGAAAAGTGATTCATCACTTTGGGTGATGTTTTCAATTTTCTGTGGTCAGTTGATCATTTACGTTCTTGGCGCTTTATTTCTTTCTCGACTTATCGGAATGAAAATGGCAGTGAGTTTGGGGGTTCTTCCCTTTCTTCCACTTGCAGGATTTAAATTGATTTTAGCGACTTCGATGAGTGGTCTCTATTTGCGCATAAAGAAGAAGTTTGCATAATCTGGAAATATGGGTATTGATCCTAAATTTCTCAGAAAAGAAGGGCATCCCCCTCGCGTGGGGATCTCATCAATGGTTCTTAAAGAAGGAAAGATCCTTCTAGGACGTCGGAAAGGGTCTCATGGCGCTGGCGCATGGTCGACTCCTGGCGGACACCTCGAGTATGGAGAGTCTGTTGAAGCTTGCGCAGAGCGAGAGCTTTTAGAAGAAACGAGTTTGAAAGCTCTTTCATTGGTGATAGGCCCGTATACGAACGATGTGATTGCTCCTGATGGCAAGCACTACATTACCCTTTTCGTTTTCATTACACATTTTGAAGGAAGCCCCATCTGCTGTGAACCAGAAAAATGTGAAGGATGGTCTTGGTTTACTTTAGATGCGCTTCCCTCTCCACTTTTAACACCGCTCACAACTCTGATCGAGGAGTTTGGAGTGGATCGTTTGGATGCAATGAGTTGGGAAAACCCTTTGGACCGCAAAAAACGTCAACAGACTAAGAGTTCCCAAGTAAAGCCCAGGAGCTCCGACCCATCCAGTTATCTGATACAGCCACAAGCTAAGCGCGCAGGCTCCACCTCCAAAGAGCTGTGATCCAACCGCTGTCGCAAGCGAAATCAACGTGTAACGAAACTCTTTTGGTACGAGTTCCATTGCCCATGCATAAAGAGGAGCTGAAAACCCTACTCCTAAAATCACAAAAATCACACGAACAAGTATGACTGTCAGGCCTCCTGCATGACTTAAGGCATGAAAGAGAGGGAAGCTCATTGCTGCAGTCAGTATGAGGAAAAAGGAAATCGTTTTTTGGTATGAAATGCGCATAGCGAGGTAGCCAAAAACCGGGAGGAGGAGGAGATCTAAGACAAGAATCGACGTTCCAATCCAAACCGAATCGGTTTGAGAGATTTGAGACACAAAGGGGAGGTACCCATTTAGTAGTGTTGTGGCGCTTTCATAAATGGCGTAAGAAAACCCCATCCCTAAACAGAGGGTGAGAAAAAGCCGTTTTTGTTGCCAAATCAGAGGCAAGGTAGAAGAAGCTTTTTTTCTAATGATAAAATCTTCTCGAATGAAGAGGCGCAAGCCTAAACCAACTAAAGCCGTTGAAGCTCCAGCAAAATAGAGATAGCGCCATCCTTTTTCAATGAGTCCAAACTGGGCAAGCAGTGTGACAGAAAGCGATGCGATCAAAATTCCGAGGACGCATGAGCAGTCGTAGATACTACTCAAAAGACTTCGTTTTTTTGGATTGCAGTGTTCTAAAATCAAGAGAGCTCCCCCGGTCACTTCTCCTGCTGCGAAAAAGTTTTGTATCAGTCTCGCAAGTGCCAGCAATAGTGGTGCGATCCATCCCGCTTGAGAATAAGTGGGTAAAAGTCCCATGAAAAAGGTTACAAGGGCCATACCCATTAATGTGATAGTAAGAGCCTTTTTTCTTCCTTGGGTGTCGCCCATCTTGCCAAAAACGAGTGCGCCCAAAGGCCTAGAAAGGATTCCAAGAGGCATGATTCCAAAAGTTAGAATCAAAGATAAAAGAGGTGTTTCTGATTTAAAGAAAAGAGGCGCCAAAAAGGGCGCTAAAAATGCGAATAAAAATTTATCGTAATGTTCAAAAAGATTGCCGACAGATGCGGCAACAAAATAGGTGGGTTTTTTCATCTTGACACTCCCTACGCTAGTATTGTCTAGATCAGGTAATAAGGGTTGGACCCAGTGTCCTTTCAGCCATAAATGGCACCCCTGTGTTTGTTAGGCATTCAATTTAACATAGAAGCTATGACTTATGCAAGTTGAAACTCAAGCCTTAGCATCCTAAGTTATCACTGATGCTCCATAACAAAAAATTCTATATCTACTTTAACCATAGTGTTCCCTCCCAAAAATCCTACATCGAAGTGAACCAAATTTTGAGGAAGCAAAGGGCGTCAAGAGATGGATTAATAGCGGTGAAGAATTTTTGGGTAGAACACTAGAGTTTGAAGTCATGGACTTGGATGAGGTTTTCAATGATAGCAGGCGGTTTTGCTTCAGTTGCAAATCCCGTGTTTTGGAGTCTTTTTACCA
Coding sequences within:
- a CDS encoding biotin transporter BioY, whose product is MMDIFIETTPVFSEKVRSFSKSLLQVVLGSFFLALCAKVTIPMQPVPLSLQTLGVFILAMMIGGRNAGLAGLLYLAQATVGLPVLAAGANPLWIFGPTAGYLVAFPIAAYVIGTLVEKKSDSSLWVMFSIFCGQLIIYVLGALFLSRLIGMKMAVSLGVLPFLPLAGFKLILATSMSGLYLRIKKKFA
- a CDS encoding MFS transporter; protein product: MKKPTYFVAASVGNLFEHYDKFLFAFLAPFLAPLFFKSETPLLSLILTFGIMPLGILSRPLGALVFGKMGDTQGRKKALTITLMGMALVTFFMGLLPTYSQAGWIAPLLLALARLIQNFFAAGEVTGGALLILEHCNPKKRSLLSSIYDCSCVLGILIASLSVTLLAQFGLIEKGWRYLYFAGASTALVGLGLRLFIREDFIIRKKASSTLPLIWQQKRLFLTLCLGMGFSYAIYESATTLLNGYLPFVSQISQTDSVWIGTSILVLDLLLLPVFGYLAMRISYQKTISFFLILTAAMSFPLFHALSHAGGLTVILVRVIFVILGVGFSAPLYAWAMELVPKEFRYTLISLATAVGSQLFGGGACALSLWLYQITGWVGAPGLYLGTLSLLTFFAVQRVFPTHCIQTIHSKLLDQSCERC